One Bombus fervidus isolate BK054 chromosome 7, iyBomFerv1, whole genome shotgun sequence genomic region harbors:
- the L(3)80fj gene encoding lethal (3) 80Fj has protein sequence MADVELTKALKDLPNRVQTASKNERREILQNVVNVLSNPGINEKIVNGICKTVSLTLHRYKDTASQSYVKNLIEELLRKQPAPTIKHMTNVVIEQATWHKNVVPTLNTALTAYLALKWSTLIVLHGYKSNSDINPELPKLIEAQANLSAAALASMDKKLTEKVYVLLAHQWLSVKDIDIVYLETLTKLEVGNGVIVLASLLAKYLVNAKKSELVVKLKTNTIDAFIKLTISCKKKPDLYVVHNAIPLLRRISHDEFKSQLLPALQKAMLRNPEIIIESVGYILSGLSLDLSQYSQDISKGLFANLHSKEDLVRDEAVGACRRLALQCSDNTALENLLSSVFAVFHGSEGKLTVATHKISVLQGAGNLSHNAVSGSSVEKLAETACEHFIKVLETEVHEKTLIYALEMMALWSNKFANDVPKCVIDAFKKGMNAKTSTAAVRTAYIKLFFSTPVASYSAAITPLLVQAIIRAMQQSAQPAAVTEGLVASYLLLKFVLANQVENDKQIVLWNAIDEQIFFSEKFLSACGDDILYHLMLLCERLITEFGDRLNEKALNGVHRAIVACATAPKYKIRKRCFPLIKKVLTGLSTYDPAQELLMEYNKFLENVKIKSEHDKENKEDSSSCETTGRCLADGLLAICSGSFLFELPAMQMTRDALIPSHHPAIYKAMPNLWFKVAKNFNLVPKNFLCSFNHEIKKILVQNYKPVASYENALTKVISIIPDIILPAIVSNITNKLDDPEVLKVTKDEYFTYLTPEGELYDKSVLPTSDENDILNSMNMKRESKVYSFKEQQEELQLRRELYEKRKKEGKIKEPKLTPKQEEILKAQMAKENAIRKRLTELKLRINNAVSLIICSMRGNGQELSFYLKDFLLPILKNLRSPLAAPAMCDLYIRLKRIVKINNPVLSDLVAHVTLRQLQPQCDLNQAWEEENLDTAVKRTLNLLHATTIKQKKLFTAPTFCYVFPFIKKTLLSYKDDNMIVQGLQIIQEHAKQRGSSSDFRDMRHPQLLPRKHMFDLLIELMEITSGRVQSYAVATLLDVAQSGSGQPGTAIATSEDIDSLIGALQNSLSTIRDAALRALTVVKQAFPSQKEDADQLSHLVRKIWIAKFDVCDENKILANELWNAADLVMHTDILSDELIQDITHPVEPIQQAAACALAQCLNDVPHLVPEILDKLLQLYQEKLAMIPPKLNDFGRVVEQPIDTWGPRRGVALALAQMAALLSADTVLKLVQFFVSTGLGDRNQTVRTEMLTAAVAVVDLHGKANITSLLPVFEDFMDKAPKIGSFDSIKQSVVILMGSLARHLDKDDSRIKPIVMRLIAALSTPSQQVQEAVANCLPHLVPSIKEDAPKIVDKLMDQLLKSDKYGERKGAAYGLAGIIKGMGILALKQLDIMTTLTNAIQDKKNYRHREGALFAFEMLCTMLGRLFEPYIVHVLPHLLLCFGDSSQYVRAATDDTARVVMSKLSAHGVKLVLPSLLAALEEDSWRTKTGSVELLGAMAYCAPKQLSSCLPSIVPKLIEVLSDSHTKVQEAGAEALKVIGSVIRNPEIQAIVPVLLKALQDPSHKTATCLQTLLDTQFVHFIDAPSLALIMPVVQRAFLDRSTETRKMAAQIIGNMYSLTDQKDLTPYLPTIIPGLKTSLLDPVPEVRSVSARALGAMVRGMGESSFEDLLPWLMQTLTSETSSVDRSGAAQGLSEVVRGLGVEKLHKLMPEIISTAERTDIAPHVKDGYIMMFIYMPSAFTTEFTPYIGQIINPILKALADENEYVRETALRAGQRIVNLYADSAIMLLLPELEKSLFDDNWRIRYSSVQLLGDLLYRISGVSGKMSTETASEDDNFGTEQSHYAIINALGAERRNRVLAGLYMGRSDVALMVRQAALHVWKVVVTNTPRTLREILPTLFTLLLGCLASTSNDKRQVAARTLGDLVRKLGERVLPEIIPILEKGLQSDQADQRQGVCIGLSEIMTSTNKDMVITFVVSLVPTVRKALCDPLPEVRQAAAKTFDGLHSTVGVRALDDILPAMLTQLNSPDPAEAENTLDGLRQVMAIKSRVVLPYLVPQLTTPPVNTKALSILASVAGEALTRFLHKILPALLTALSSAQGTPNEVQELEYCQAVILSVTDEVGIRTVMDQLMEATRADDPSRRRSAATLLCAFCRDTRADYSQYVPQLLRGLIHLFTDSDKDVLQMSWEALTAVTKTLASDQQIAHVQDIRQAVRFAVSDLKGQELLPGFCLPKGITPILPIFREAILNGLPEAKEQAAQGLGEVIKLTSASALQPSVVHITGPLIRILGDRFNWSVKAAVLETLAILLGKVGVMLKQFLPQLQTTFLRALNDSNRQVRLKAAYALSNLIVIHTRVDPLFTELHTGIKTGDDPAIRETMLQALRGVLTPAGDKMTEPMKKQVFVTLSSMLGHPEDVTRNAVAGCFGALIRWLSLDQLNIALNEDLLCSDISVDWMLRHGRSAALFVALKESPTTIYNNKEKDRVCGVILSYLSADRVQIVMNGVRACGYLFQYLMNERQPIPQQILSPFVRSMNNNSNDVKQLLAKVCIHLARNIPPEKMSPELLKSLLPMLVNGTKEKNGYVKANSELALIAVLRLRQGEEEHQRCMAFLDAGARESLSDVVSKVLRKVLSQPEGKIEELDDTLLT, from the exons ATGGCGGATGTCGAG TTAACGAAAGCATTAAAAGATTTGCCAAACCGAGTTCAAACCGCCAGTAAAAACGAGCGGCGAGAGATTCTACAAAATGTCGTCAATGTATTGTCAAATCCTG gCATCAATGAGAAAATTGTTAATGGAATTTGCAAAACCGTATCTCTTACTTTACATCGATATAAGGATACTGCTTCCCAATCTTACgtgaaaaatttaatcgaagaaTTGTTGAGAAAGCAACCGGCACCTACAATAAAGCATATGACAAATGTTGTCATAGAACAGGCTACATGGCATAAAAATGTAGTTCCTAC TCTGAATACAGCTTTAACGGCGTATCTTGCATTAAAGTGGTCAACATTAATTGTTCTACACGGATACAAAAGCAATTCAGACATCAATCCGGAATTACCAAAACTCATTGAAGCACAAGCAAATTTGAGTGCAGCAGCTTTGGCATCCATGGATAAAAAATTGACGGAGAAAGTATATGTTTTACTAGCGCATCAATGGTTGAGTGTTAAAGATATTGATATTGTGTATTTAGAGACACTAACAAAATTGGAAGTTGGAAACGGTGTAATTGTTCTTGCTAGTTTACTCGCTAAGTATTTAGTTAATGCAAAGAAAAGTGAATTAGTGGTGAAACTGaag aCAAACACCATAGATGCTTTCATAAAACTAACTATTAGTTGTAAGAAAAAACCAGATCTATATGTTGTTCATAATGCTATACCTCTTCTCCGTAGAATATCTCATGACGAGTTTAAAAGTCAACTATTACCGGCTTTGCAAAAAGCTATGTTAAGAAATCCAGAAATTATCATTGAATCGGTTGGATATATTCTAAGTGGTTTAAGTCTCGATTTAAGTCAGTATAGTCAAGATATAAGTAAAGGATTATTTGCCAATTTGCATTCAAAAGAAGATTTAGTTAGAGATGAAGCTGTAGGAGCTTGTCGTAGACTTGCTCTTCAATGTTCAGATAATACTgctttggaaaatttattgtCATCCGTATTTGCTGTATTTCACGGATCAGAAGGAAAACTTACAGTTGCAACTCATAAAATTTCCGTCTTACAAGGTGCTGGCAATCTTAGTCACAATGCAGTTTCAGGAAGTAGCGTTGAAAAATTAGCTGAAACAGCTTGTGAACATTTTATCAAAGTTCTTGAAACTGAGGTTCATGAGAAAACTTTAATTTATGCTCTTGAAATGATGGCCTTGTGGTccaataaatttgcaaatgATGTTCCAAAATGCGTAATAGATGCGTTTAAAAAGGGCATGAATGCTAAAACTTCAACTGCGGCAGTGCGTACTGCTTATATTAAACTCTTCTTTTCTACACCGGTAGCTTCTTATTCTGCAGCAATAACTCCATTACTCGTACAAGCAATAATAAGAGCTATGCAACAATCCGCACAGCCAGCTGCAGTTACAGAGGGTTTAGTGGCTTCTTATTTGTTACTGAAATTTGTTCTTGCTAATCAAGTGGAGAATGACAAACAAATTGTATTATGGAATGCTATTGATGAGCAAATATTCTTTTCAGAAAAATTTTTGTCAGCTTGTGGAGacgatatattatatcacCTCATGCTGCTTTGTGAAAGACTAATTACCGAATTTGGAGATAGGTTAAATGAAAAAGCTTTAAACGGTGTACATAGAGCAATTGTGGCATGTGCGACAGCccctaaatataaaataaggaaacgttgttttccattaattaaaaaggTTTTGACTGGCTTGAGTACATATGATCCTGCACAAGAACTACtaatggaatataataaattcttagaaaatgtaaaaatcaaGTCTGAAcatgataaagaaaataaagaagattcTTCTAGTTGCGAGACAACTGGCAGATGTCTTGCAGATGGATTACTTGCTATTTGTTCAGGTTCTTTTTTGTTCGAATTACCTGCTATGCAAATGACAAGAGATGCATTAATACCATCTCATCATCCTGCAATCTATAAAGCGATGCCAAACTTATGGTTCAAAGTTGcaaagaattttaatcttGTTCCAAAAAACTTTCTATGTTCGTTTAatcatgaaattaaaaaaatacttgtGCAAAATTATAAGCCTGTTGCTAGTTATGAAAATGCATTGACGAAAGTGATATCAATTATACCAGACATCATACTACCTGCAATAGTGTCAAACATTACAAATAAGCTTGATGATCCAGAGGTGTTGAAAGTCACTAAAGACGAATACTTTACTTATCTCACTCCAGAGGGGGAATTATATGACAAAAGCGTATTACCAACAAGCGATGAAAATGATATTCTTAATTCAATGAATATGAAAAGAGAGAGTAAGGTGTATTCGTTTAAAGAACAGCAAGAAGAATTGCAACTTAGGCGagaattatatgaaaaacgaaagaaagaaggaaaaataaaggaacCTAAATTAACACCCAAGCAAGAAGAAATCCTTAAGGCACAAATGGCAAAAGAAAATGCAATCCGGAAAAGATTGACAGAACTGAAACTTAGAATAAATAATGCTGTATCTCTAATTATATGTTCTATGCGTGGAAATGGACAAGaattgtctttttatttaaaagattttctaCTTCCGATTTTGAAAAACTTAAGATCACCATTAGCTGCTCCTGCAATGTGTGATCTTTATATCCGTTTAAAAAggattgtaaaaataaataatccaGTTCTTAGTGATTTAGTAGCACATGTTACGTTACGACAATTACAACCACAATGTGATCTGAATCAAGCTTGGGAAGAGGAAAATCTTGATACAGCTGTAAAGAGAACTTTAAATCTTTTACACGCAAcaacaataaaacaaaagaagttATTTACAGCTCCGACCTTTTGCTACGTCTTTCCATTTATAAAGAAGACCTTATTATCTTATAAGGACGATAATATGATTGTTCAAGGATTACAGATAATACAAGAACATGCTAAACAAAGAGGAAGTTCTTCTGATTTTAGAGATATGAGACATCCCCAATTGCTTCCGCGTAAACATATGTTTGATctattaatagaattaatgGAAATCACAAGTGGGAGAGTACAATCATATGCGGTTGCAACACTGTTAGATGTTGCTCAATCCGGTAGCGGTCAACCAGGTACTGCAATAGCAACTAGTGAAGATATAGATTCTTTAATTGGTGCATTACAAAATTCTTTATCTACAATAAGAGATGCAGCATTAAGAGCATTAACAGTCGTGAAACAAGCTTTTCCATCTCAGAAAGAGGATGCTGACCAACTATCTCATCTTGTTAGGAAAATATGGATTGCTAAGTTCGATGTTTGCGACGAGAATAAAATTCTTGCTAATGAGTTATGGAATGCTGCAGATTTAGTAATGCATACGGACATACTTTCTGATGAACTGATCCAAGACATTACACATCCTGTAGAACCTATACAGCAAGCAGCCGCTTGTGCTTTGGCGCAGTGTTTAAATGACGTTCCCCACCTAGTACCAGAAATTTTGGATAAATTACTACAGCTGTACCAAGAAAAGTTAGCCATGATTCCACCAAAATTGAACGATTTTGGACGCGTGGTTGAACAACCGATCGATACTTGGGGCCCAAGACGAGGTGTAGCACTTGCATTGGCTCAAATGGCAGCTCTTCTCAGTGCTGATACAGTACTTAAACTTGTGCAATTTTTTGTCTCTACTGGTTTAGGAGATAGAAATCAAACTGTTCGTACAGAAATGTTAACTGCTGCTGTAGCTGTTGTTGATCTTCATGGAAAAGCAAATATAACTTCTTTATTGCCGGTTTTTGAAGACTTTATGGATAAAGCGCCAAAAATTGGCAGTTTCGATTCAATCAAACAATCTGTAGTTATTCTTATGGGGTCACTAGCAAGACACTTGGACAAAGATGATTCACGTATTAAACCGATAGTTATGCGTTTGATCGCTGCTCTTTCCACACCATCGCAACAAGTGCAGGAAGCAGTAGCCAATTGTCTACCACATCTTGTACCTTCTATCAAGGAAGATGCGCCAAAGATTGTGGACAAATTAATGGACCAATTGTTAAAGTCAGACAAATATGGGGAACGTAAAGGTGCAGCTTACGGTTTAGCAGGTATAATCAAGGGTATGGGGATACTAGCATTAAAACAACTCGATATTATGACCACATTAACTAATGCCATTCAGGATAAGAAAAACTATAGGCATCGGGAAGGAGCGTTATTTGCTTTCgaaatgttatgtacaatgCTCGGTAGGTTATTTGAACCGTACATCGTTCACGTATTACCACATTTGTTGCTGTGCTTTGGAGATTCAAGTCAATATGTCAGAGCGGCTACCGATGATACAGCTCGTGTAGTTATGAGTAAATTATCTGCACATGGGGTAAAGCTTGTTTTACCTAGTTTATTAGCAGCATTAGAAGAAGATTCTTGGAGGACTAAAACtg GATCTGTTGAGTTATTAGGTGCAATGGCGTATTGTGCACCAAAACAGCTTAGTAGTTGTTTGCCAAGTATAGTTCCAAAGCTAATCGAAGTACTTAGCGATTCACATACAAAAGTTCAAGAGGCTGGTGCAGAAGCTCTTAAAGTTATTGGAAGCGTAATTCGTAATCCAGAGATTCAAGCTATTGTACCAGTTTTATTGAAAGCCTTACAAGATCCTTCTCATAAAACAGCTACTTGTCTTCAAACTCTTTTAGATACTCAGTTTGTACATTTTATCGATGCTCCATCATTAGCTCTTATTATGCCTGTAGTACAACGAGCATTTTTGGATCGTTCGacagaaacaagaaaaatggctgcccaaattattggaaatatGTATTCTTTAACCGATCAAAAAGATTTAACTCCATATTTGCCAACAATCATCCCTGGCTTAAAAACGAGTTTATTAGATCCTGTACCAGAAGTACGAAGTGTATCTGCAAGAGCATTAGGTGCTATGGTACGAGGAATGGGTGAATCTAGCTTTGAAGATTTACTTCCTTGGTTAATGCAAACGCTTACATCTGAAACAAGTAGCGTTGATCGATCAGGTGCTGCACAAGGCCTCTCAGAAGTTGTGAGGGGATTAGGTGTTGAAAAACTTCACAAACTTATGCCTGAAATTATTAGTACTGCCGAAAGAACCGACATAGCTCCTCATGTTAAGGATGGTTATATTATGATGTTTATTTATATGCCAAGTGCATTTACTACAGAATTTACACCCTATATTGGACAAATTATTAATCCTATTTTGAAAGCTTTAGCCGATGAGAACGAATACGTTCGTGAAACAGCACTTAGAGCGGGCCAGCGTATCGTTAATCTTTATGCTGATTCTGCTATTATGTTGCTGTTACCAGAATTGGAAAAGAGTCTCTTTGATGATAATTGGCGTATTAGATACTCATCAGTTCAATTACTTGGTGATTTGTTATATCGAATTTCTGGAGTTTCGGGAAAGATGTCAACAGAAACGGCAAGCGAAGATGATAATTTTGGAACTGAACAGTCACATTATGCCATTATTAACGCACTTGGTGCTGAAAGGCGAAATCGTGTTTTAGCGGGATTATACATGGGTAGATCGGATGTTGCATTGATGGTACGCCAAGCTGCTCTTCATGTATGGAAAGTTGTTGTAACGAATACACCGAGAACTTTAAGGGAAATATTACCGACATTGTTTACTTTATTACTTGGCTGTCTAGCTAGTACAAGTAATGATAAAAGACAGGTGGCAGCGAGGACTTTAGGAGATCTAGTTAGAAAATTAGGTGAAAGGGTGTTACCAGAAATTATACCTATTTTAGAGAAAGGTTTACAAAGTGATCAGGCCGATCAACGTCAAGGTGTATGTATTGGATTATCAGAAATAATGACAAGTACAAATAAAGATATGGTGATAACCTTTGTAGTCAGCTTAGTTCCAACAGTgag gAAAGCATTGTGCGATCCATTACCAGAAGTTCGACAGGCAGCAGCAAAAACCTTTGACGGTTTGCATTCAACTGTAGGAGTTAGAGCATTAGATGATATATTACCAGCAATGTTAACACAATTAAATTCACCGGATCCAGCAGAAGCAGAGAATACCTTAGATGGTTTACGCCAAGTAATGGCAATCAAATCTCGTGTTGTTCTACCATATTTAGTACCTCAGTTGACAACTCCTCCTGTCAATACAAAAGCGTTATCAATCTTGGCTAGCGTAGCAGGCGAAGCATTAACAAGGTTTCTTCACAAAATTCTACCAGCGCTGTTAACCGCACTCTCTAGCGCTCAGGGCACACCGAATGAAGTTCAAGAGTTAGAATATTGCCAAGCAGTGATCCTATCTGTTACCGATGAAGTTGGTATTAGAACAGTCATGGATCAGCTCATGGAAGCTACAAGAGCGGACGATCCATCTAGACGACGAAGCGCTGCAACTTTGTTATGCGCTTTTTGCCGTGATACACGTGCAGATTATAGTCAATATGTTCCGCAATTATTACGAGGTCTCATTCACTTATTTACAGACAGCGATAAGGATGTACTACAGATGAGTTGGGAAGCTCTTACAGCAGTCACTAAG aCTTTGGCATCTGATCAACAAATTGCTCATGTACAAGATATTAGACAAGCTGTTCGGTTTGCAGTGTCTGATTTAAAGGGACAAGAATTATTGCCAGGATTCTGTTTGCCGAAAGGAATTACTCCCATTCTTCCGATATTCAGAGAAGCTATATTAAATGGTTTACCAGAAGCAAAGGAACAAGCAGCTCAAGGACTTGGAGAAGTTATAAAATTAACTAGCGCCTCAGCGTTACAACCAAGCGTTGTACATATTACAGGACCGTTAATTCGTATTCTCGGCGATCGTTTTAATTGGAGTGTTAAAGCAGCAGTTTTAGAAACACTTGCAATCTTGCTCGGCAAG GTTGGAGTAATGTTAAAGCAATTTTTACCACAATTACAAACCACTTTCTTGAGAGCATTGAATGACAGTAATAGACAAGTGAGATTAAAAGCTGCTTATGCTTTAAGTAATCTCATTGTAATTCATACTCGTGTTGACCCATTGTTCACAGAACTTCATACTGGCATTAAAACTGGGGATGATCCAGCTATTAG AGAAACAATGTTACAAGCTTTAAGAGGCGTGCTTACGCCTGCTGGTGACAAAATGACAGAACCAATGAAGAAACAAGTTTTTGTCACTTTAAGTAGTATGCTTGGACATCCGGAAGATGTTACAAGGAACGCCGTAGCCGGTTGTTTTGGGGCGTTGATACGATGGCTCAGTCTAGACCAACTCAATATTGCTCTTAACGAAGATCTATTAT gTAGTGACATCAGTGTCGATTGGATGCTTAGACACGGGCGTTCTGCAGCATTATTTGTTGCGTTAAAGGAATCTCCGACAACTATCTACAACAATAAAGAGAAAGATCGTGTTTGTGGAGTAATACTTTCGTATTTAAGTGCAGATCGAGTTCAAATAGTCATGAACGGTGTACGAGCTTGTGGTTATCTGTTTCAATATCTTATGAACGAACGACAACCTATACCTCAACAAATTTTATCTCCTTTCGTGCGA TCAATGAATAACAATAGTAACGACGTAAAACAGTTATTAGCTAAGGTATGCATTCATTTGGCTCGTAACATACCACCTGAGAAGATGTCACCAGAATTACTTAAATCGCTTTTACCTATGTTGGTAAATGgaacaaaagagaaaaatggtTACGTGAAAGCCAACAGTGAACTTGCTCTTATAGCAGTACTTAGACTGAGGCAAGGGGAAGAAGAACATCAG CGTTGCATGGCCTTTTTGGATGCCGGTGCAAGGGAATCATTGTCAGATGTAGTGAGCAAAGTGTTGCGCAAAGTTTTATCGCAGCCTGAAGGCAAAATAGAAGAATTGGACGATACATTACTCACGTGA